Sequence from the Carassius gibelio isolate Cgi1373 ecotype wild population from Czech Republic chromosome A7, carGib1.2-hapl.c, whole genome shotgun sequence genome:
GTGACTTTTTAATTAtcactgactcccttttgcaggcTTCTTATGGAGCACATCCTTCTTGTCAGTGTCCTTCACCACAGTGTTGGCCTGGAGGTATCAATTTTACTTCACCTTACACCTGTCCACAATCACTCACTGTGGTATAATGTTATAAGAATCTATGTCATAGTGTGTAGATTTGTACAACGCTGGCTGATTTCTTCCTTTCTCACTTGTTTTCCCTGAGGTTGGAGCTCATTTTCTGGAGACTGTAGTCCGTCAGTTTGATAAAACCTACAGTCAGCTTGATGCTACAGACAAAGAATGTGACAACTTGGTGTCCATAATTGCCCACCTCTACAACTTCCACGTGGTCCATGCTCTCCTGTTGTTTGACATCCTGAAGAAGCTGGTGGCACGTTTCAGCGCCAAGGATGTAGAACTGGTTCTGCTGGTGCTGAAGAACGTCGGGTTCGCTCTGAGAAAGGATGACCCTCTAGCTCTCAAGGAGCTGATCTCTGAGGCTCAGCGGAAAGCCAACGCTGAAGGAGAGCGTTTTCAAGACCAAACAAGGGTGAGATACCTGTCTTCTAGTGCTTAGGAGTTATcatattatatttgattttaatCATTTACTAGACTCAGTCATCCAAAGTGAATTACAAATAAAGGAAAACTGAGGTGAATCACAGATGAGGTCTTATGCTGCAGTCGGTTTCAAGTGAAAACATTTGTTGTATTTGCCTGCTTGTCAGATTCGGTTTATGTTGGAGACTATGCTGGCACTGAAGAACAATGACATGAGGAAGATTCCAGGTTATGACCCTGAACCTGCGGAGAAGTTAAGGAAACTGCAGAGGACTTTGGTGAGAATACGATTGATGTTAATTTGCATTACTTGTGTAATTTACACTGTTACCTTTATAAGGTAGAATTGCAATGGATAAATGCTTAGAGCGGGTAACTAGTTTATATCCACCTGTATTATCAACCATCAGTTCGATCAAGCCTTAATTGTAAagtataaatgttgtgtttttggtgCTAAATGTACTTCTCGCTGTGTCCACCAGGTGTCAGACTAACTTGACAGTTCGGTGTTGTCACATTGATCTGACTTTTGTACAGTAATTTTACAGAAATCGTGGGATGTGTTTGTAGTCAGTTACCTTGTTTCTTATGCACCAAACTATTTGTACTATTTTCCAGCTAATAATACTTTGTTAAACTCATGTTTTAGCTAAGGACGTAGTACTATAACTGCTGCAATGTCATTTACTATTGACATTGTCAGTGCATTGGGTGAAAAAAATCATGTGCTGCACTCTTTGCTGATTTATCGAAAGCATTTGATTCTGTGAATCATGATCTTTTATTGCATGGCTTAAATGTGTAGGTTTTAGTAATATAGTGTTGAAGTGGTTCTCTTATTATTTGACTGGAAGGACTTCATGTGTCTACATGACTTCTGCTCCCCTAATAGTGAAGACAGGTGTTCCTCAAGGATCAATTTTGGGGccagttttattttctatttatatatatggaCTTGGTAAAGGAGTAGAGACAGCAAATGTACACTTTTATGCAGATGATACCATTATCTACACTGTGGCTCCATCTTTAAAAGTGGCAATGGATTCTTTACAgaatgattttaattattttcagacTTAACTTAAAATTATGCTAAAAACCTAAATACATGATTAtcatttaatgattttgattacaACTCTAAATGGTGCACAGCTTGTACCAACGGGTTGTATCTTATAAGTATCTTGGTATCTGGCTCCATGATAAGCTGACATATAGCTCTAATATTGATAGCCTTTTAATGAAATTATAAGTATATAtctaagtgaaagtgacattcagccaagtatggtgacccatactcagaatttgtgctctgcatttaacccaatccgaagagcacacacacagagcagtgataacacacacacacacacacactgtgagcacacacccggagcagtgggcagccatttatgctgcggcgcccggggagcagttgggggttcagtgccttgctcaagggcacctaagtcgtggtattgaaggtggagagagaactgtacatgcactccccccacccacaattcctgccaacccgagactcgaactcacaacccttcgattgggagtccaactctctaaccattaggccacgacttcccccagaAACGGATACATTTTTACTAAGTATGCTCTGTTTGTATGGAACAAGCTTCAAGGTACTCTTTATCTTGAATTTGTAACATCTCtcgctttaaaacattttttttaagtctttttttttatagaacagtgtacatgttttaataaatgattagGCTTTGGTTTTTTAGAGAActagtgttttgtgtttgttgataatatatttctttgtcatttttgtcCTTGCTGCCTGTCTTGACCAGGACTCCCTGGTAGAAGAAATATTGTATCTCAGTGGGACCTTCCtggttaaaaaagtaaataaatcaaataaataaacataacattcCTAACAGATACACAGCAGTGCTGGCGGAAGTGACATGAAGTTGAGAGTCTCACTAGATAACCTTCTGGAAGCTGAGTGTGTCGGCCGTTGGTGGATTGTAGGATCTTCCTGGAGTGGAGCACCAATGATTGATGATCATGGAAACAAGACCACCACCCCATCCACCAAAGGGGAACAAGtacgtgaaaaaaaaatatgtgtatgtacgtacatgtgtgtgtttttgcttatttatacatttatctgTAAATTAAATGCTCAGCTGCATAATTATTTTCAACTGTATGAGAGTCAAGGTCCATGCAAAAGTTGTcctctgaaatgttttatttctctttATGAATTTGCAGTACAGTGCAAAGATGTTGGAGCTTGCACGTAAACAAAGAATGAACACTGACATCAGGAGGAACATTTTCTGCGTGCTAATGTCATGTGAAGACTATCTGGATGCCTTCGAGAAACTTTTAAGGTTTGTCAGCATAGTTTCGGTTTCTTATTCTCGTTGATGTTCAGTGACAATGGCCATGTTTCCATTCTTAAGATACTTAGCAATTAACACATTTAATTGCATATAAGGTTTTGTTCACAGTGTCATGTAATCCAGAATCAATCTGGCACTTGTTATTTACTCACTACTTGTGAGAAGGAATTGTATAAATTACAAGAAACTTAAGAATTATAAAGAAACCAGATCTCTCTTATTAGCAGGACAATGTTTCTTTTAGCAACAATAATATTGCTGATCTTCTGAAATGATAACCTTGTGTGATGATGGCAAATATTTTAGTTAAGGTTATCACACAAAGTTTTCTTTCAGCTTTTTGCTAACAGACTGATTTCCTCCTGTGTATTTCAAACATGATATTCTGTGTTTGTAATATTTGTCATAAACCATTATTTACCCAACTCAGTGGATTCATGTCTTTCACAGGTTAGGATTGAAAGACCAGCAAGAGCGGGAAATAGTTCACGTTCTGATGGACTGCTGTCTGCAAGAGAAAATGTTCAATAGATTCTATGCAGTTCTGGCAGAGAAATTTTGCTCGCATGACCGGCGCTTCCAGGTAGAGTGGAAGAGCAGTGATTCCTAGTGTGTGCTTGTGACACTGCTTTCACTGCGTTAGGAACCGCTGTCTTCTTTGTATGTTTACACAAAACTGTTGCTCAAGCCAAGAacattcaggtgtttttgaggaTTTTGATTTAATAGTCGTGCAATATAATATAAGATAAGctgtacgattttttttttattcaaatcaatgAATACTGATAATAGTCAGTCCGTTTACATCTAGTTCTGCAGCATATATTACCTAGTTGCTTGTAGCTGTTTACTAAGTGTATTACAATTAAACATTCATCCGTTTTGTAAAAGTAAACCCTCTCTGCTTTTCTTCTGCGCTTTAGATGACCTTTCAGTTTAGCCTGTGGGACAAGTTCAAAGACCTGGCAAACCTTTCCAGCAGGTCCTTCAGTAACCTGGTCCACCTGGTCACTCATCTTTTACACAGGAAGTGTCTCTCCATTTCCATTCTTAAGGTAATGTTTGGTGAAGTTCTTCCCTCACCAAGAAGCCATTGTAGAATGCATGAGTGGTTTGTATGTAATGTtgtagtgtgtatatatgtatatgtatatatatgtatgtatgtatgtgtaatattcttcaTCCTCTTTATGAATCACTTACAATTGCCTTTGATTGACTAAGAATGGCAGCTTAATTTTCTGcctgtttttctcttttcataAGGCTATTGAGTTCGGGGAGCTGGATAAACCCAAAGTCAAATTTCTGAAGCAGATTCTCTCAAAACTCCTTAAAGAAACCGAGCCAGAAGATCTTGTGAATATATTCGGCAGGTGCGTATTCTTTGTACTACAAAAATGAGTATGAACtatgtatattaatattcataatgaATTTATTGAAGGCATAAATCTTTATTTTGTAATCATGTGAGACAAAATCGCTATTTAGAAATGCGGGTTCTTTCAGAGGCAATGTTCACACTGGCAGtataaagtaaatgaaaaaagaaagagaaatggagttaaatatttaaatattaaatatttatttgtcaatgtAAGTTTTTAAAAAGACCAGATGTGCGGGACATCCTGAGACCAGATGTGCTGACATCCatctaaaattgcttgtgtgtgtggTCTAGTGTGTCAATATCTGCCTGTGTGTCTACCATTGTGTGCCAGGATCTCTGGAATTCCCAAGCTGGGAATGCTTCGGGAAGGCTTGAAGCTTTTCATCAGTCACTTTCTACTCCGGAACATCCAGACCCAAGAAACTGAGCAAGTCAAGGTACTCAGGGATAGAGCTGAGGTCGCCACTAAAGCCATGGAGGCCCGGGATGCCAAAATTAAGCTCTAGAGCTTTTGCACACAGAAATGTGTGAATAATGCGTTAGACTAAAAAAATGAGTATTACTTTGGGGGAAATATGCAGACCTTACGACACATGAGATCTTACTGCATTTTTGTATTCATTCTGGAATTCTGTacaaaaataaaaggtaaaatatgtgaaatgtataaatacattttaatgtgttttgaagAGTTACATGCTACAAAATCTCAATGGTAATTTTTGTCTGCTCAGTTTTTTATGGTAAGATGTCAACAGATCTTAGATTTGGAGTTTGGATATTTGACATTTTGTACTTGACCTACTCATAATCTAATCAAATATAACACTGTGTTATGCATACATATTTGGTCTTGTTGTAATgtttattataatacatattatattttctataataGAAAATCACAATGGAATGCTCCATTGTAAttcttagtttatatatatatataaaaaaatccagTGATATGTCCCAAGTTGATAAAGAGAATACCATTATTTATTCTTCTGCTGCTCATTAATTTCCAATCCACATGTGTTTGGTATCTGTTCTGGAAACAAATTTAGCCTCTGAGATTTAGACTTGAATAGCTTACTGCATGTAAACAATACTGTATTAACTTCATTCAGAAAAGAGCACAGACATGCATTGCTTTATTCATCATGAAATGTAGGTTCATTGCTGTTGTCTGAAGCATCTGCACATGCAGCAGTACTCCGGACAGCATAACATAGCAGAGGGCTACCGTTACACTTGATGTTCTCTGTTAATTCATTAGCAACATCGGCATTAATGACATCAGCATGGAGAGATCAGAGGATGAGCTACCATCATATGGGGTCAGACAGCTTAAACCACACTCTTGCAGCTCTACAACAAAAGatctttaattgattaattaaaccTGATCACATCCTGTGGTGTCAGCTCAA
This genomic interval carries:
- the LOC128016769 gene encoding nucleolar MIF4G domain-containing protein 1-like gives rise to the protein MKAKAQSRGKRKPGKQTNKDKLQKFRDSVTNFVKSKGGFGENESDKRGIFIKRKSRKELRKEKRKSKKAKKKSHHTGQSLQNPSEDPAPNTPAEKEEKTQKPALKTTGGLKNNAQRQQKTNTDIVNNIKDGEEETTKRKVHFSEDLPKQRKKPNLNQSRKRALLEANIEEDKEIKRLEKRLGLNKRKNKKSIPQSFTDDGLDYILGILEPGASATGLYESDEEMDIDKAKDNFDELDEDSDGKVTEDENKDDNEDEDDTDEEAGDGEDDTQMEEEEEEDVEDDAQTEDEVEGDEDTDASEETHDEEEKDPNPNPTTAGKYVPPHLREAMDSKRKAELEKLKRTVKGLINRLSQPNMASISSQLEELYMSSSRKDMNDTLTDILLAACVTPALMPERLLMEHILLVSVLHHSVGLEVGAHFLETVVRQFDKTYSQLDATDKECDNLVSIIAHLYNFHVVHALLLFDILKKLVARFSAKDVELVLLVLKNVGFALRKDDPLALKELISEAQRKANAEGERFQDQTRIRFMLETMLALKNNDMRKIPGYDPEPAEKLRKLQRTLIHSSAGGSDMKLRVSLDNLLEAECVGRWWIVGSSWSGAPMIDDHGNKTTTPSTKGEQYSAKMLELARKQRMNTDIRRNIFCVLMSCEDYLDAFEKLLRLGLKDQQEREIVHVLMDCCLQEKMFNRFYAVLAEKFCSHDRRFQMTFQFSLWDKFKDLANLSSRSFSNLVHLVTHLLHRKCLSISILKAIEFGELDKPKVKFLKQILSKLLKETEPEDLVNIFGRISGIPKLGMLREGLKLFISHFLLRNIQTQETEQVKVLRDRAEVATKAMEARDAKIKL